A part of Paenibacillus sp. sptzw28 genomic DNA contains:
- a CDS encoding ABC transporter ATP-binding protein, whose protein sequence is MKRDERKNSLKQYSDLLRRYLLPQRGTLIVLAFLLAASIAMQLINPQIIRYFIDTAQSKGEMKPLLIAACLFIGFSLVQQAVSVVATYFSENVGWKTTNRLRGDLARHCLSLDMSFHKSHTSGAIIERVDGDVNALANFFSSMIINLIGNLLLMIGIIILLFRENWLIGAGIAVFVLFAVFAIQWIRKFAVPVWAQWRQANAEFYGFIGEQLEGTEDIRANGAAGYVMGRFYAMLRQMLPLRIKAFLGFCAMWNTSILVFALGNAMAFAISAYLWKAGSVSLGTVYLIFFYTELLAKPIEKIRTQMEDLQKADASIFRIRELFEIRSAIPDGPGAPLPEGPLGVEFRNVSFSYDEDSRPTINGLALELKPGEVLGLLGRTGSGKSTLARLLLRFYDPQRGTVMLSGTDIRRCKLSELRKRVALVTQNIEIIEGTVRDNLTFYDERIPDSRIIEVLEELGLGGWHDSLPQGLDTQLASGGGSLSAGEAQLLAFARVFLSNPGLVIMDEASSRLDPLTEQRIENAIGKLLVSRSCIIIAHRLATVQRADHILILENGEVIESGRRAKLAADPESRFSRMLSAGLEEVLA, encoded by the coding sequence ATGAAGCGGGATGAGAGAAAGAACTCGCTTAAACAATACAGCGACCTGCTGCGGCGCTACTTGCTCCCGCAGCGGGGCACCTTGATCGTCTTAGCCTTTCTACTGGCGGCCTCGATCGCAATGCAGCTCATCAATCCGCAAATCATTCGATACTTCATCGATACGGCCCAGTCCAAGGGCGAGATGAAGCCGCTATTGATCGCCGCCTGCTTGTTTATAGGGTTCTCGCTTGTGCAGCAAGCGGTTTCGGTCGTCGCCACATACTTCAGCGAGAATGTCGGCTGGAAGACGACGAACCGCCTTCGCGGCGATTTGGCCAGACACTGTCTATCGCTGGATATGTCCTTTCATAAATCCCACACGTCGGGGGCAATCATCGAGCGGGTCGATGGCGATGTCAATGCGCTTGCGAATTTCTTCTCCAGCATGATTATCAACTTGATCGGCAATCTTCTGCTTATGATCGGTATCATTATTCTTCTGTTCCGGGAAAACTGGCTGATCGGTGCGGGGATAGCTGTTTTTGTCCTATTTGCCGTATTCGCCATTCAATGGATCCGCAAGTTTGCGGTTCCCGTGTGGGCGCAGTGGCGTCAGGCGAACGCCGAGTTTTACGGGTTTATCGGCGAACAGCTCGAGGGAACGGAGGATATTCGCGCCAATGGTGCGGCTGGATATGTTATGGGGCGCTTCTACGCCATGCTGCGGCAGATGCTACCGCTGCGGATAAAGGCGTTTCTCGGGTTTTGCGCTATGTGGAACACATCCATTCTCGTGTTCGCGCTCGGCAATGCCATGGCTTTCGCAATCAGCGCTTATTTATGGAAAGCGGGAAGCGTGTCGCTCGGCACCGTATACTTGATTTTCTTCTATACGGAGCTCTTAGCCAAGCCGATTGAGAAAATCCGTACGCAAATGGAAGATTTACAGAAAGCCGATGCAAGTATATTCCGTATCCGGGAGCTGTTCGAAATAAGGTCGGCAATTCCCGACGGTCCCGGCGCCCCACTGCCGGAAGGCCCGCTTGGTGTCGAGTTCCGCAATGTCAGCTTCAGCTACGACGAAGACAGCCGCCCGACAATCAATGGTCTGGCGCTTGAGCTGAAGCCCGGTGAAGTGCTTGGGCTGCTTGGGCGTACAGGAAGCGGCAAGTCTACGCTGGCCCGGCTCCTGCTTCGCTTCTATGATCCGCAGCGAGGCACCGTAATGCTGTCCGGCACCGATATTCGCCGCTGCAAGCTAAGCGAGCTAAGGAAACGAGTCGCGTTGGTCACTCAGAACATCGAGATAATAGAGGGGACAGTTCGCGACAATTTGACGTTCTATGATGAAAGGATTCCCGATAGTCGGATTATTGAAGTACTGGAGGAGCTCGGTCTTGGCGGCTGGCACGATTCGCTGCCCCAAGGGCTTGATACGCAGCTGGCGTCCGGAGGAGGCAGCTTGTCTGCCGGCGAGGCGCAGCTGCTGGCATTCGCACGTGTTTTTCTTAGCAATCCGGGACTTGTCATCATGGATGAAGCTTCCTCCAGGCTGGACCCGCTCACGGAGCAGCGGATCGAGAATGCTATCGGGAAGCTCCTTGTCAGCCGTTCATGCATTATTATAGCGCATCGTCTTGCAACGGTTCAGCGGGCGGACCACATTCTGATATTGGAGAATGGAGAAGTTATTGAATCAGGAAGACGCGCCAAGCTGGCCGCTGACCCGGAATCCAGGTTCAGTCGGATGCTATCGGCGGGTCTTGAGGAGGTGCTGGCATGA
- a CDS encoding ABC transporter substrate-binding protein, with the protein MSKFTWPTLVLTVVLIIAGCGGKVKNENVDSGGNTAQNSGDTSQKQYKIAISQIVEHASLDATREGFLAGLKDNGIEEGKNLTVDYNNAQDDPTNNLSIAQKIAGEKNDLVLAIATPSAQALADKVKDTPLLFSAVTDPVGSNIISNMDKPGGNISGASDTNPEATTKLVNFIAENFPKIKTVGLVINEGESNAVVMADRAEKDFAAHGIKLIRAAITNTSEVKQAAQSLVGRADAFFLTLDNKVVSGVDSILQMSKENKIPLFSSDRDTVEKGALATVGFKYYDHGYQVGQMAAEILKNGKKPGDMKVTVPDKLDLIINLKAAKELGIEVTDQMKNAVMDQAQNLIQ; encoded by the coding sequence TTGAGCAAATTTACTTGGCCCACGCTTGTGCTTACCGTCGTCCTGATCATTGCGGGCTGCGGCGGTAAAGTGAAGAACGAAAATGTCGATTCCGGCGGAAACACGGCTCAAAATTCCGGCGATACGAGTCAAAAGCAGTACAAGATTGCCATTTCCCAAATTGTCGAGCATGCTTCGCTTGACGCCACCCGGGAAGGCTTCCTTGCGGGATTGAAAGACAACGGCATTGAGGAAGGCAAAAATTTGACAGTAGATTACAACAACGCACAGGATGATCCGACCAACAACCTGTCCATCGCCCAGAAAATCGCCGGCGAGAAGAACGATCTTGTGCTGGCCATTGCAACTCCTTCTGCACAGGCGCTTGCAGACAAAGTGAAAGATACGCCGCTCCTGTTTTCCGCGGTAACGGACCCGGTAGGCTCGAACATCATAAGCAATATGGACAAGCCGGGCGGTAATATATCCGGCGCCTCGGACACAAACCCGGAAGCGACAACCAAGCTGGTGAACTTTATTGCGGAGAATTTCCCGAAAATCAAAACCGTCGGTCTTGTAATTAACGAAGGAGAGTCCAATGCGGTTGTCATGGCAGACAGGGCGGAAAAGGATTTTGCCGCGCACGGTATCAAGCTCATTAGAGCGGCAATCACCAACACGTCGGAGGTCAAACAGGCCGCCCAATCGTTGGTAGGGCGAGCGGACGCATTCTTCCTGACGCTCGATAATAAAGTTGTCAGCGGTGTCGATTCAATCCTCCAAATGTCGAAGGAAAATAAAATACCTCTTTTCTCCAGCGATCGTGATACTGTCGAGAAGGGCGCTCTCGCAACGGTTGGATTTAAATATTATGATCATGGTTATCAGGTCGGGCAGATGGCTGCAGAAATTCTGAAGAACGGCAAAAAGCCCGGCGACATGAAAGTGACGGTCCCTGATAAACTGGACCTGATAATCAATTTGAAGGCCGCTAAGGAGTTGGGCATCGAAGTTACGGATCAGATGAAAAATGCGGTTATGGATCAAGCGCAAAACCTGATCCAGTAA
- a CDS encoding ABC transporter ATP-binding protein produces MLQISEVSKLFFPGTVDEKIALMGINLTLNAGDFVTVIGSNGAGKSTLMNIISGVMTPDAGEVRIEGTVIHGLPEYRRSRWIGRVFQDPMAGTAPHMTIEENLAIAYARGKPRGLRLGVTPKKRVFFHRQLKRLGIGLEDRLRAKVGQLSGGERQALSLLMATFTDPEILLLDEHTAALDPARAELITRLTESIVSEMKLTTLMVTHNMEQAIRLGNRLIMMDKGRIVLDVNEQRKKELTVDRLLREFEQISGRKLADDKIVFGV; encoded by the coding sequence ATGCTTCAAATATCTGAAGTTTCCAAGCTTTTTTTCCCCGGAACCGTCGATGAGAAGATTGCGTTGATGGGCATCAACCTGACGCTCAATGCCGGCGACTTCGTTACGGTGATAGGCAGCAACGGGGCCGGCAAGTCGACGCTCATGAACATTATTTCCGGGGTTATGACCCCGGATGCGGGTGAAGTGCGAATCGAAGGCACCGTCATTCATGGGCTGCCCGAATACCGCCGCAGCCGCTGGATCGGGCGGGTATTCCAGGACCCGATGGCAGGAACCGCTCCGCATATGACGATTGAGGAGAATCTCGCAATCGCTTATGCCCGAGGAAAGCCGCGCGGCCTCCGGCTAGGCGTAACGCCAAAGAAACGGGTGTTTTTTCACCGGCAGTTAAAGAGGCTGGGCATTGGGCTGGAAGATCGGCTGCGGGCGAAAGTCGGCCAGCTGTCCGGCGGCGAACGTCAGGCGCTCAGCTTGTTGATGGCGACTTTCACGGACCCGGAAATTCTGCTGCTGGACGAACATACGGCCGCGCTGGACCCGGCTAGGGCGGAACTTATTACGCGTCTTACCGAAAGCATAGTAAGCGAAATGAAGCTGACAACCCTGATGGTCACCCACAATATGGAACAAGCCATCCGTCTGGGTAACCGGCTTATCATGATGGATAAGGGGCGAATCGTTCTCGACGTAAACGAACAACGAAAGAAAGAACTCACCGTCGATCGGCTGCTTCGCGAATTCGAGCAAATCAGCGGCCGTAAATTGGCAGACGACAAGATCGTGTTCGGGGTATAA
- a CDS encoding YwhD family protein, translated as MTEEQGQGQTPDNAASSVPEKKEKKQLSLNVVSNKEHRGFGAGTIDLSAVSCVIIDNGEAYIDVGAMHAKSKVEKGIKFSPNKEDVPNGRLCWIVWVAVDRNEEGSYYAGATACPMLVDTEARRGWKILAQHVNNLDYAIKRRFVLGELGSEEKAALRGLLISNNQEWWDRSPEELKKALAE; from the coding sequence ATGACGGAAGAGCAAGGTCAAGGACAAACGCCGGATAACGCGGCTTCGTCCGTACCGGAGAAGAAGGAAAAGAAACAGCTGTCGCTTAATGTGGTGAGCAATAAAGAGCACCGGGGATTCGGAGCGGGCACCATTGACCTCAGCGCCGTATCCTGCGTCATTATTGACAACGGAGAGGCTTATATAGATGTAGGGGCCATGCATGCGAAGAGCAAGGTGGAGAAGGGCATCAAGTTCAGCCCGAATAAGGAAGATGTGCCGAATGGCCGGCTTTGCTGGATCGTTTGGGTCGCCGTGGACCGTAATGAAGAAGGCTCCTATTACGCCGGAGCGACCGCTTGTCCGATGCTTGTCGATACGGAAGCGCGGAGGGGCTGGAAGATCCTCGCCCAGCATGTTAACAATCTCGACTACGCCATTAAACGGCGGTTTGTGCTCGGCGAACTCGGTTCCGAAGAGAAAGCCGCGCTGCGGGGACTGCTGATATCGAATAATCAGGAGTGGTGGGACCGCTCTCCGGAGGAGCTGAAGAAGGCGCTGGCGGAATGA
- a CDS encoding ABC transporter permease: MLNSLYGAVELGLLYALMSLGVYITFRILDFPDLTVDGSFAIGGAVAATLITQGCSPWLAGLAAFGGGLAAGACTGLLHTKGKINGLLSGILMMIALYSINMRIMGKPNVSLLGIDIPFFSISSTGIRILLIAVGVMLIKLLLDAFLHTDLGLALRATGDNARMIRSFGAHTDNTIVFGISLSNGLVALSGALISQQNGFADISMGLGMIVIGLASVIIGEAIFGARNVFFATLAAVLGSIVYRIIVALALRAEWLSASDLKMITALIVIVALVVPSLQRSWKQRNVAKKRTAQLAVASSEQSVGGER, encoded by the coding sequence ATGCTCAATTCATTATATGGGGCGGTTGAACTCGGCTTACTGTATGCTTTGATGTCGCTGGGCGTCTACATTACGTTTCGCATTCTGGACTTCCCGGATCTTACCGTGGACGGAAGCTTCGCTATAGGCGGAGCGGTAGCCGCTACTTTAATTACACAAGGCTGCTCTCCTTGGCTCGCAGGTCTGGCGGCATTCGGCGGAGGACTGGCGGCAGGCGCATGCACCGGTCTTCTGCATACGAAGGGAAAAATAAACGGACTGCTCTCAGGGATTCTCATGATGATTGCTCTTTATTCCATCAATATGCGAATAATGGGCAAGCCGAACGTTTCACTGCTGGGCATCGATATTCCGTTTTTCTCTATTTCTTCAACAGGTATTCGGATTCTGCTCATTGCAGTCGGTGTAATGTTGATCAAATTGCTGCTCGATGCGTTCCTCCACACCGATCTTGGTCTTGCGCTTCGGGCAACGGGGGATAACGCCCGAATGATCCGCAGCTTCGGCGCCCATACCGACAACACGATCGTATTTGGGATCAGTCTGTCGAATGGCCTTGTTGCATTATCCGGAGCGCTGATTAGCCAGCAGAACGGCTTTGCCGATATTTCCATGGGGCTTGGAATGATCGTAATCGGACTCGCCTCGGTCATTATCGGGGAAGCGATTTTTGGAGCGCGCAACGTCTTTTTTGCCACATTAGCCGCCGTGCTGGGTTCCATCGTGTACCGAATAATCGTCGCGCTTGCACTTCGCGCTGAATGGCTCAGCGCATCCGATTTAAAGATGATCACAGCGTTGATCGTTATAGTGGCGCTGGTTGTACCTTCCCTGCAGCGCTCCTGGAAGCAGCGAAATGTCGCGAAGAAACGTACGGCCCAGCTAGCCGTGGCGTCATCGGAGCAATCAGTGGGAGGTGAGCGCTGA
- a CDS encoding transglycosylase domain-containing protein: MNKPGSRQNGGKRRLPFRIRAEIWLPLMRRIKRSLIYTGAGCGLLLIAAFGFLYYLHSQALPAASINQTSQILDMQGNIIDTFHTGENRESVPLKAISPYLVEATLAIEDQRFYDHIGFDMKGMARAALINIQNLRAKQGASTLTQQLARNLYLTQERTWTRKIKEAMYTIQLEMHYSKNEILSLYLNQIYYGHGAYGAEAAAQLYYGKHASELTLAESAMLAGIPKGPKYYSPYMDMKNAKDRQRTILATMADQGIITKADANSAASEVLKFQPLGTNKKDGIAPYFRDYVRLIAVDKLGIAERLLSEGGIRIYTTLDQNAQRAAEEAVAGGIPAGSEQQAALVSIDPRNGYIKAMVGGRDYKANQFNRVFAKTRQPGSSFKPILYLSALEEGAMTPVSRFKSAPTVFTYDEGRKTYAPSNYNNKYAGDFIDMRQAIASSDNIYAVNTIMAIGPQKVIDMARRLGIDSPMKPVPSLALGTFPVSPFEMASAFGTFAGGGVHAEPTAILRIEDSKGQTLYEAHPEVRQVVDAAHAYVLTSLMESVFDTGGTGSRVSAMIKRPVAGKTGTTATDAWLVGYTPELSTAVWVGYDKGRKLTTAEAHRAAPIFASYTEKALSAVPPKIFEMPGGVVTVYVDPKSGKLAAKSCPDKRLETFVSGTQPTEVCGEHGDDAASAEGDGRAHGEKSWWQQLKRWWTD, encoded by the coding sequence ATGAATAAACCAGGTTCGCGGCAGAACGGCGGTAAGCGCCGGCTGCCGTTTCGCATTCGCGCGGAAATATGGCTTCCGCTGATGCGGCGTATTAAGCGCAGTCTTATATATACCGGAGCCGGCTGCGGTCTGCTGCTCATCGCCGCCTTCGGATTTCTCTACTACCTGCACTCACAGGCCCTTCCGGCTGCTTCAATTAATCAAACATCGCAGATCCTTGATATGCAGGGAAACATCATCGATACCTTCCATACCGGCGAGAACCGGGAGTCCGTTCCGCTTAAGGCGATCTCGCCTTACCTGGTTGAAGCCACGCTTGCGATCGAAGACCAGCGGTTCTACGATCATATCGGTTTCGATATGAAGGGAATGGCTCGGGCAGCCCTGATTAATATCCAGAATTTGCGGGCGAAGCAGGGAGCGAGCACGCTGACCCAGCAGCTTGCGCGCAATTTATACTTGACACAAGAGCGGACATGGACGCGGAAAATAAAAGAAGCGATGTACACGATTCAATTGGAAATGCATTATTCGAAGAATGAAATTCTCTCGTTGTATCTTAACCAAATCTATTACGGACACGGCGCATACGGCGCGGAGGCCGCGGCACAGCTCTATTACGGCAAGCACGCGTCTGAGCTCACGCTTGCCGAAAGCGCCATGCTGGCGGGAATTCCGAAGGGGCCTAAATATTATTCGCCGTACATGGATATGAAGAACGCCAAGGACCGGCAGCGTACGATTCTCGCAACCATGGCTGATCAAGGCATAATTACGAAGGCCGATGCGAATAGCGCCGCCAGCGAGGTTCTGAAGTTCCAGCCGCTCGGCACGAATAAAAAGGATGGTATCGCCCCGTATTTTCGCGACTATGTCCGTTTGATAGCCGTAGATAAGCTCGGCATCGCTGAGCGGCTGCTAAGCGAGGGAGGCATACGCATTTATACTACGCTGGATCAGAATGCACAGCGGGCGGCTGAGGAAGCTGTGGCAGGCGGCATTCCCGCCGGTTCGGAGCAGCAGGCGGCCCTCGTATCCATCGATCCCCGCAACGGCTATATTAAGGCGATGGTCGGCGGACGTGACTATAAGGCCAACCAGTTCAACCGCGTTTTTGCGAAAACCCGGCAGCCCGGCTCATCATTCAAGCCGATTTTGTATTTATCCGCACTTGAGGAGGGGGCAATGACGCCCGTATCCCGGTTCAAAAGCGCACCGACCGTCTTCACCTACGACGAGGGAAGGAAGACATATGCGCCCAGCAATTACAACAATAAATATGCGGGCGATTTTATCGACATGCGGCAGGCGATTGCAAGCTCGGACAATATATATGCAGTGAACACGATCATGGCGATCGGACCGCAGAAGGTTATCGACATGGCGCGCCGCCTTGGCATCGACAGCCCGATGAAGCCGGTACCGTCGCTCGCGCTTGGAACTTTCCCGGTAAGCCCCTTTGAGATGGCGTCCGCTTTCGGCACGTTTGCAGGCGGAGGCGTGCATGCGGAGCCGACTGCGATTTTACGCATCGAAGACAGCAAAGGGCAAACGCTTTATGAAGCGCATCCTGAAGTCAGGCAGGTCGTAGACGCCGCTCATGCGTATGTGCTGACAAGCCTCATGGAGAGCGTGTTCGATACCGGCGGCACGGGCAGCCGCGTCTCAGCGATGATTAAGCGGCCGGTGGCGGGGAAGACAGGTACCACCGCAACCGATGCCTGGCTCGTCGGTTATACGCCGGAGCTATCCACGGCCGTATGGGTCGGCTATGACAAAGGGCGAAAGCTGACAACTGCAGAAGCGCACCGGGCAGCGCCGATATTCGCCTCGTATACCGAGAAAGCCCTTAGCGCCGTACCGCCGAAGATCTTTGAGATGCCGGGCGGCGTCGTGACCGTGTATGTCGACCCGAAAAGCGGCAAGCTTGCCGCCAAATCGTGTCCGGACAAGCGGCTGGAGACGTTCGTCAGCGGCACCCAGCCGACAGAAGTATGCGGAGAGCATGGCGACGACGCGGCCTCGGCTGAAGGAGACGGCAGGGCGCATGGCGAGAAATCATGGTGGCAGCAGTTGAAGCGCTGGTGGACGGATTAA
- the speE gene encoding polyamine aminopropyltransferase, with protein sequence MELWYTEKQTDSYGITAKIKETYVSEQTDFQKLDMIETEEFGTMLVLDGMVMTTDKDEFVYHEMVAHPALFTHPNPKHVLVVGGGDGGVIREIMKHPKVEKAVLVDIDGKVIEYSKKYLPNIAGELDNPRVEVIVNDGFMHIHDHKNSYDVIMVDSTEPVGPAVNLFTRGFYQGIYDALREDGIFIAQTDNPWFKADLIESVNRDVKEVFPIVRVYWANVPTYPSGLWTFTMGSKKYDPLEVDESSIPEIDTKYYTPRLHKAAFVLPKFVEDLVK encoded by the coding sequence ATGGAATTGTGGTATACCGAGAAACAAACCGACAGCTACGGCATCACAGCGAAGATCAAAGAAACTTATGTCAGCGAGCAAACGGACTTCCAGAAGCTTGACATGATCGAAACCGAAGAATTCGGCACGATGCTCGTCCTCGACGGCATGGTCATGACGACCGATAAAGACGAATTCGTTTACCATGAGATGGTCGCGCATCCGGCGCTCTTCACTCACCCGAATCCGAAGCATGTGCTTGTGGTAGGCGGCGGAGACGGCGGCGTTATCCGCGAAATCATGAAACACCCCAAGGTAGAGAAAGCGGTTCTTGTCGATATTGACGGAAAAGTAATTGAATATTCCAAAAAATATTTGCCGAACATTGCGGGCGAGCTGGACAACCCGCGCGTGGAAGTAATCGTAAACGACGGCTTCATGCACATTCACGACCACAAAAACAGCTACGACGTCATTATGGTAGACTCGACCGAGCCGGTCGGCCCTGCGGTAAATCTGTTCACGCGCGGCTTCTATCAAGGCATTTACGATGCGCTCAGGGAAGACGGAATCTTCATCGCGCAGACGGACAACCCGTGGTTCAAGGCGGATCTGATCGAGAGCGTGAACCGCGACGTGAAGGAAGTTTTCCCGATCGTGCGCGTATACTGGGCGAATGTACCGACGTATCCGAGCGGATTGTGGACGTTTACGATGGGAAGCAAGAAATACGATCCTCTAGAGGTCGATGAATCGTCGATTCCGGAGATCGATACCAAATACTACACACCTCGTCTGCACAAAGCGGCTTTCGTTCTGCCGAAATTTGTGGAAGACCTGGTCAAGTAA
- a CDS encoding ABC transporter ATP-binding protein has translation MTTFQFLWRLTMYRPVRYIVNAVAWTLIYLAPIAPGLITKEFFDSLTGNSALNLTTWGIVSLLLGAALARMMLIVVGFITDVHFRFRMGMMLRRNLLEHVLKQPGARAIPCSPGEAISHFRDDVDQSEEAASWSVDVFGMTCFAAVSSYILIRIDAQMTLLVFLPLVVVVTIAQLATSRLQKYRAASRESTSRVTGAISEMFSNVQAIQVAGAEERVINRFVRFNDDRRRTMLKDRLMGEVLDSVFSNSVNIGTGLILLLAGQKMKAGTFTVGDFALFVYYLTFVTQFITNVGKFLTYFKQMSVALDRLTALLQGAPAKVLTFAGSLLLRKNTDKGQTAAAAAGSEPLHCLEVSGLSYRFPDTGRGISDIKLTLRKGSFTVITGTIGSGKTTLVRTLLGLLPKDEGTINWNGRPVADPGSFFVPPRSAYTAQVPRLYSDTLRNNILLGEAEEGDNLNQALHAAVLEYDVAQMPGGLDTIIGPRGVKLSGGQAQRTAAARMLVRDAELYVFDDLSSALDVETEQKLWERLYRKRGGATCLVVSHRRAALAQADHIIVIKDGRIEAEGTSEQLLRSCATFQELWN, from the coding sequence ATGACGACATTTCAGTTTCTGTGGCGCCTCACGATGTACCGGCCGGTCCGGTATATCGTAAATGCCGTCGCTTGGACCCTGATTTATTTGGCGCCGATAGCCCCCGGGCTCATAACAAAGGAATTTTTCGACTCTCTCACGGGCAATTCGGCTTTAAATCTTACCACCTGGGGCATTGTCTCCCTGCTGCTTGGTGCGGCATTGGCCCGCATGATGCTGATCGTAGTCGGCTTTATTACAGATGTGCATTTCCGCTTCCGCATGGGCATGATGCTGCGGCGCAATTTGCTGGAGCATGTGCTTAAACAACCGGGAGCCCGCGCCATTCCTTGCTCGCCCGGCGAGGCGATCAGTCATTTCCGCGATGATGTCGATCAATCCGAAGAAGCGGCCAGCTGGTCCGTCGATGTATTCGGGATGACGTGCTTTGCCGCCGTGTCCAGTTATATACTCATCCGTATCGATGCGCAAATGACGCTGCTCGTCTTCCTCCCGCTTGTCGTTGTCGTCACGATCGCGCAGCTCGCGACCTCTAGGCTGCAGAAATACAGAGCGGCAAGCCGTGAATCGACGTCCCGTGTGACGGGCGCAATCAGTGAAATGTTCAGCAATGTGCAGGCCATTCAGGTTGCAGGCGCCGAAGAGCGTGTCATTAACCGGTTTGTTCGTTTCAATGACGACCGCCGGCGGACGATGCTTAAGGACCGGTTGATGGGGGAGGTGCTCGACTCGGTGTTCTCGAACTCGGTCAACATCGGGACCGGACTCATACTGCTCCTGGCAGGACAGAAGATGAAAGCGGGGACGTTTACGGTAGGCGATTTTGCCTTGTTCGTCTACTATTTGACGTTTGTTACACAGTTCATTACGAATGTCGGGAAATTTCTTACCTATTTCAAGCAGATGAGCGTAGCCCTCGACCGTTTGACGGCTTTGCTGCAGGGCGCCCCGGCCAAGGTGCTTACATTCGCCGGATCGCTCTTGCTCCGCAAGAACACGGATAAAGGACAAACCGCGGCTGCGGCTGCCGGCTCCGAGCCTTTGCACTGCTTGGAGGTGTCCGGATTATCCTATCGTTTTCCGGATACGGGTAGAGGGATATCGGACATAAAGCTCACTTTACGCAAAGGATCTTTTACCGTCATCACCGGGACGATCGGCTCCGGCAAAACCACCCTCGTGCGCACGCTGCTAGGGCTGCTTCCCAAAGATGAAGGGACGATCAATTGGAACGGCCGGCCCGTGGCCGACCCGGGCAGCTTCTTCGTGCCGCCAAGAAGCGCCTACACGGCGCAGGTTCCTCGCTTATACAGCGATACGCTGCGCAATAACATTCTGCTTGGGGAAGCGGAAGAAGGAGACAATTTGAATCAGGCGCTTCATGCGGCTGTCCTGGAATATGATGTTGCGCAGATGCCGGGCGGCCTCGATACCATTATCGGTCCCCGCGGCGTCAAGCTTTCCGGCGGTCAAGCGCAGAGAACGGCTGCTGCCCGGATGCTGGTACGGGATGCCGAGCTGTATGTGTTCGATGATCTATCAAGCGCGCTCGATGTCGAAACGGAGCAGAAGCTCTGGGAACGGTTGTACCGCAAACGCGGCGGCGCTACTTGCCTCGTCGTATCTCATCGCCGGGCCGCTTTGGCCCAGGCGGATCATATTATAGTGATAAAAGACGGCAGAATCGAAGCGGAAGGGACGTCTGAGCAGCTGCTGAGGTCATGTGCAACGTTCCAGGAGCTTTGGAACTAA